The genomic region TTGTCGCGCGTGGCCGTCCGAATTCCTATTTCATTCGACAGCTGCTTCAATACTGTATCGCGTGCGTCCAAGACGTCCGTGATGTCCCTACCGCTACCCGAGGCCGACACGACCTGCTGATTGAGCGTTTGGAACTGCGAAAGAAGGCTGTTGATGTTGCCGACCGACGTCGCGATGGCGGAATCGGCCTGATTTCTAACGTCAGTGACTGCCTGTGTAGCTTCGTTGAGAGACGTCACCAGCTCTTGTGCGGCGGTTACGACTGTTGCCCCAACGGCGCTATTCTGAGGGGTAGCGGAATAATTCTGAAGTGCCGTGTTTAGCTTCGACATCAAGGCGGCGGGCGACGTATCAGAGTCCGTGTCGCCCACCGTATTCTGTAACTGATCCAAGGCCGAATTGACGGCCGATTGCGTTTGGCTGCTTGCGTTTGCGTCGAGGTACGTGTCGAGAAGCAGCTTGTTGGCCGTTCTCGTCACGCCCGCGATGCTGACGCCACCGCCCGGCCCGCTGACGACATTCGCGACTTTTCTGCTTGCGTCCGTATTGTTTACGCGCGCGATGTTCTGTGAGACGACAGAAATCTGCTCGGAAACCGTCGAAATGCTTGAAAGCGCATTACTCGTGCTCTGCGTAAGCGACATCAGCTGGGCCTTTATTTCCTATGTTTCCGTCACCGAACGAGGTTGACGAGTACGTCCAGGAGTTCGGTACCGGTCTGAAACACTTTCGAGTTTGCAGTGTAGTTGCGTTGCGCCTGGACCATCGTCGTCAGCTCGGAAGCAAGATCGACGGTGCTGCTTTCCAATGCGCCAGAGATGATTTTGCCACGACCGCTCTCGTTAGCGGTGCCGAGCTGCAAATCTCCGGACTCCTTGTTCGTGGCGTAGACGTTCCCGGAGATCGCCGTGAGATTGTCTGGGCTCGCGACGGTCGCCAATGGAATCTTGAATGCGTCAACGCGTGAACCGTCCTTGTAGACTGCCGTCACGATGCCTTCGTCGCTGATCTCAAGACGGTCAACAGCAGACGGAGGACTGCCATTTGCGCTCGGTGCTTCGGCGCCGGTCTGGGGCGAATAGCTCGCCGCCAGCTGTGTCATCTTGCTGATGTCGAGCGAGAATGTTGAGCCATTGGGGATGTTGAAGCTCAGCGCTTGCGGGCTCGTCGAGGTCAATGCGCCAGTCGTGCCGTCGAACGTCACGTTCGTCGTCGTCAACTGCGATCCCGCAGCGTAGGGGAAGCCACCGTTGGTCGCGCCGGCCGCGTTGTATACGGTTATCTGCCAGGTGTTATCGGCCGTTTTCGCGGAATAGACGTCGAGCGTCACTTGATGGCCGAGGTTATCGTAAGTGACGATCGAGGTCTTGCCGGCATATTCCGCCGTCGCGGCGTTCGCAGCCGGGAGGTTGGCCGCGGCAGTAATGTCCGCGTCAGCAGGGAGGTTTACGCCGAACTTGCCGCTTGTCGAAGGCGTTGCCTTCAGGCCAAGGCTGCTCGTGCTCACGACCTGAAGGCCGGCGGCACTGTTTACGACGGAACTCGAGCTGCCGTCCAAAAGGTTGTAGCCGAGCAGCTTGAACCCTGCAGCGTTCACCAGATCGCCATTGGAGTCCGGAACGAAATTGCCTGCACGCGTCAGGAAGGGCGTTCCAGAATCGCTTTCGACCATAAAGAACCCGTTGCCGCTGACCGCGAGGTCGGTCGGCGACTTCGTGTAGGTGAAGTCTCCCTGCTGGGAGACCGCCCGGCGAGCGATGGTCGAAACGGAACCCGGCACATACTCGGCGACGCTGCCTTCCGCGATGAGCGTTGCAAATTCCGTTGATGCGCCTTTGTAACCAGTGGTGTTGATATTTGCGATGTTGTCCGCAACCGTACCCATACGGTCAGACTGGACAGACATGCCCGAGACGCTGGTAGTCATTACTCCGTAAAGACCCATCGACATTCTCCTCGTCGCGAATGATGCTCGGCGCAATTGAAGCATCTGGGCCTTGCGTGAGACTGGTTTGCGCTGCTTCCGCGGGCTGTGCAGCATCATCGCTGGCAAGGTCTTTCAAGCGGTAGCCGAGGAAACGCTGGGAATCGATCGGATCGTGACCGAGTCTCTGCTTCAGCCGCTTGCGCAGGCGGCTGATGTGGCTTTCGATGACGTTCTCATGAATTTCGTCATTGAAGATGCCGTACACGCGATTGAAGATCTGGGTCTTCGTAATGCGGGTGTTGCGGCTCAGCACGAGACACTCGAGGATCCGCCGCTCACGACGCGGCAGGGGCAGCACTTCTCCGTTCACGATCGGATCGCGACCGTCGAAGAAAATCCGGATGCCACCAACATCGACACATTCGTCGACGATCTGCATCCGGCGACGAATGGCGCCGCTGCGCGCCAAGACTTCGCGGACGTGAAAGGGCTTCGCGAGGACATCATCAAACCCGAGCGAGAAAAGCTCGAGCGTTTCACTCAGCGCCCGCGCTTCGATCAGCCCCATGAGCGGCGCGCGGCTGCGTGCTCTGATCCTTGCGGATATCTGGCGCCGGTTTGTCACCGCACCAATCAAAAAGCCCTCGATAACCGCGATATCGGCATCATTGATGAGTTCGAACCACTCCGAGAACTCGTTTGGATCAACTGAAGTTGCCGCTACTCCTTCGCGTTCAAAGCACGCGACGTATCCCCCCGCGACCGTCAAACGGTCGTCAAGCACAACGAACATGATGCCCCCCAAGCCCCGCAAATCATTGGCACAGAAGGAAATACAGTGATTCACGTGACTTATTAACAATTATTTCATTATTGCGTGGGTCGGAAATGCCACGCCAAATCATAAGTCCGCGCTTGCCCTTTGCATCTGCATCTGTTCTTCGAGCAATCACAGCGATTGAGGCTGCGAAGGCGGAAGATGGGACGCGCTCGCCTTTTTGCCGATCGTTGGAAAATCGATAAATTTGAATTTATTTCCAAACGATTGCGTAAACCAAAGACTTCTTAATTCGGACGTTTCTCCGGAATAGAAAGATCCGCTTGCGAATTAATGGCTATATGCTGCGTGTTTGCGCGTCCTGATGCGCGGATTTGAAGTTTGGGTGCGTAAATGAGTAAGACCACGTTTGAAAAGTTCATGAGCAGCTTTCAGACCGAGGTCCTGATTCCGGAAAGCATCGAGGCCGACGACAAGCGGCGCGACGGCATCCGGCGCATAGCTCGCCAGCACGTCGCTTTAAACTTTCGCGGCATGCGGCTCATCTGCGACCTCGTCGACTTATCGGAATCCGGAGCAAAAATTAGCGTCGGGGACGGAATCGTCCCGAACGTCGGTGACAGAATCGCGCTAACGCTCTTCGATGGCACAATGCTCGATGGCACAGTGACATGGCTACGCGACAAACATCTGGGCGTAGAGTTTCTCTATCCGGTTCCCAACGTCGATGAACGACTCGACTTTGAAGATCTCGGTCGGGAATTTTTCGGCAGAGCCGTAACGCTGCAAAAGTCGACGCGACGGCCGTGATCGGCGGGACGTGACCCGTCAGCGTACTGCAAGCTGCGTTTCGTAACGTTCCGCGATCCGGCATTTCGCTTCGAACCGCGGTCCGAATGACATCACGGGAATCCATTCCGTCCGATTTTGAATCGATCATTGACAGCTTGTTCGGTCATGACGATCGGCCCGCCGGTGTATCACGCCCCAATCGCCTTTCCATCGACGGTTTAGAGGCGGCGTGGGCCTTGGCGGCTGCTTCTCGCGGTGGCGTGGGAAATTCTCAAGTCCCTCCGAAACATCCCTATGCCTTCGATGAGCAAAGCAGCATCAGCGCAGATCCGTTGCTCGATCCGAATAAAATCTTAATTGAACTTGGACTCGACGCAAATTTTTCCGAAGCTGACATCGCGACACTGCGGCGAGAATTTGCACTTAGAAATCATCCGGATCGTGTGCAGTCCGATCTCAGGGAGCTTGCGACACAGCGCATGATGATCGCCAATGATCTCATGGATCGCTACGTTGCGCGGTTGAAAAAGAGTGAACACTGAGCCTCGCGAACTTATCTAAAATGCGAGATTGTTCTTTCGCGATGTTCCCACGAATGTCGGGTAATGTCTCATCGCAGCCGGCCCTCGACCGGCAGAGAATGCGATGGGGTTAAAGATGGACGACGTGAGCGCCGACCTTAAGATGTTGCAGTTGCGTATGGCCGGCATGGGTGCACAACTCGACGGGAATTGGTCAAAAGTTCTCGAAGCGCAACGCCATCTCGATCGCGACACCGACGAATGCGCCTACTGGCATGCCGGCTATCATCAGGCGCTTGCGGACGTCATCAGTCTGCTATCGACGAGTCAGGCTAACGACGACATTTCGGACACGTCCAATCTGTTCCGCGCGGTCGGCTAGGGTGCAGGATGTTTCCGTTCGGCATGAACTTGTGAAATATCTCGCATTCTTTTTCGAAGGCCTGACGTTCATCCGCGAAATGGCGGAACTTGAATTGCGTCGCGGTTCCGATATGGGCTTTCAATTTTGATTTGAGGTCCTCGCCGGCGCTTCCGACGTATGTAATCGCGAAGCGCCCAAGATGATCGACGAAGCCAAGCGCATACGTACCCGGACAACGATCGACCAGCTCTTCCTCGATGGCATCAGACGCGAGTTGAAATGGACCACGTAGCCCAGCTCCTGCCAATTCCTGCTGCTGCATCATTTAACGAGTCCTAGATATAGACTGCGTTGCCGGACCTGACGCCGGCAACTTCAGCCGACGCCGGCTGCTGAGTGGATTCTCTGGGGCGACGTTGGGCCTGATCGGACGGCGATCCATCACGTCTTTGCATCTCGCCATCTTGCCGGCCCATGAAGCCCGAACGCGATGGATCTCCATCACGAGACGGGGAACCGTTCGTCTGCCAACCGTTCGAACTCATGGTGCTACTGGCGGAAGTATCCGTAATCTTCATACTTGAGATGTCATAGCCTGCATCTTTCAAGCCGCGTTCGAGATTCGGCCGATCGTCGTTGAGAAGCTTGGCTGTCGACGCCTTCGATGCTTCGGCTTCGATCGACAATGAATTCGAACTGAGACTCAGACGGAGCCTGACCGAACCAAGATCCGCCGGCGACAACGTTAGATCGAGCGTGCGCAGAACGGGCGCTGTGGTTGCCCGCGTCGGCACGTCGACGGATGATGTTGCTGCGCTGGCGTCGGTCGCAGTCGATGCCAAGCTCGTGATTACGCCGTCGCGAACCTGATTGCTGACGTTAGCCGCGATGGCGTTGGACGTTTTGCTGGTTGCAAAAATCTGGTCGAGGGACGACGCAGCATCCGGCTTTTCCGTCTTCTTGGCCGCCTCTGAAGCTATTTCCGTATGCGACTGAGATTGCGTATCGCTCTTGTTTCCGCTGTCGTTGTTAAGCGATGCATTCGCATTCTGATCGGTATTTGCCGCTGCGATTGTCGGCTGCGCTACGGACTGCGGCGCGTCGCCCGATAATTTGACGTCCGGCTTCTGTTCCTTTGCCGTGGTGACCGAAGCAACTGTCTGAGCCAGAACGGCGGCCGCGGATGGCGCAGCCTTATCCGTATTCATAGCCGAGAGCTGCGACGCGACGCTCGTCATGGCGTCGGAATTGAAGTTCCAATGCGTCTCCCGTCGATTGATCGCAACCGGCACAAGCTCGTTTGTATCTTGCGGAATGGCGTCGTGGTCGACGGTGACATTAACAGTCCCATCGTCGGCTTTTAGGTCGCCGGAATTTGCGAAGATTCTGTTTTTTGCATCCATGAGAGCGAGAATGCTTCTCTGCTGCATCAAGGCTGCTGACCGGACCGGAGCCTGAGACGTATCGGCGTTGGTTGTCAAGGAAACGGTATTCGTCGCTGGCGTTTGATTCGGCGTCAGCTGCGCCGACGTGAGATCCGGAGATGTTCCTGCTCCGTTGGTTGATTTCGAGACCGCCTCTTTCGCTTGATCCTGGCCGACGCTGTCGAAAGCATCCTCGAACGAGCTATCGTCGTCATCCGATTTGCCCTTGCCATGCTTTCGCTGCGACGTCTTTCGCGTCTTATCGACATGCGTCGCAGCAGCATCGACATCATCGCGCGGCGCGCTCTGGGTCGCGCCTTCCGACTTGGGATCGTTCTCATCCGTCTGCTTGAGGTGACCGCGATATCCGTTCGATGCTTTTCCCGATACGGATTGCAGGAGAGCTTCGGCTCCGCCAGATGCGGCGCTTCCAACTGCTGCCGTCATTTCCCACTCCTAGTAATCATTGAATCTGCTTCTTTTAAAATCTCGTCGGCTTTATTCAGCGCCGTCATTGCATTCTTTTCACCCGGAGCCTGCGCCACGGCTTGCGGAGCGGTCTTTCTGACAGCAGTCGGCGCGACGCCTGTTCCGGTTACTGTTTTGGCGATAAATCCCGCCACTTCCCGGATCTCAGCGTCGTCCTCCGACAGCCGATCGACAGTGATCTGATCCAGCGCCTTCATAGCATTTACCGCATCGTTCGAAGGCGCTTCGGCTGCGGCCATGTAGAGGCGCGCACGTTCCTTATTCTCTGGTGATGCATTCGGTGTTGCGAGAACTTTAGCAGCAGCGGCCTTCGCAAGCTTTAGCCGTCCCTGTAGCAAACCCTCTCCGGCAAGATCGATGAACAGCTCGGACGCTGGCTGCATGTCGTCGTCATCGAAGGTGGCGGCGAGGCGATCGATGCTTTCCTGATTATCGAATTCCCCATGCTTGGCGGCTGCTTCCGCAAATTCTCGAAAGAGCTTCCAGGCATAAATCGACTTGCCGAATTCCTGCACATAGCTTGTCGTCAGCATCAGCGCTCGGCTCGTGTCGCCAGCATCGAGTAATACAGGAATTTCGCGCCGCGCCGACGCCTCGTCGATCGCGGTATGGGGACACGCCAGACGCGCATCATCGAGCAGGCGGATCGCGGTTGCGTGATCATCCTCAAGATAGAGTGACGCCTTGGCCAGCGCGAAAGGCCCAACAAGGCTGACGTCGAGCGAACGGGGATCGATATCTTCGAACAGCTCACGCGCCTTTTTAGGCTGACCCTCGGCAAAGCTCATGATGCCCGCGGCCAAATTCTGATCGGCGACGCTCAAAGAATTCTGCTTGACCAGTGGTTGCAAGACGCGCGCGTCACCGCCACTCAGAACATAGAGCAGGCTCGTACGGACGTTGACGTAATCGTCCCATGCCTCCGGGCTGAAACTTTTCACTTCGCGCGCGATGTCGATCAGCAGACGCTGTTGCTCCGCAAGCGCTGCACGATCGCCGCGAATGATCTTGTCCTGAACCGCGCCCAATTCTTCCAGAAGACGCAGTGTATGGCGGCGCACCTGAGCTTTTTCGCTCGCATCCTCTGAATAGATCGGAACGCCGTGCTCGGCCGCGACAACCTCGTCGTTTTCGCCGAAAATAAATGCGGGCTTGAAATACGCCAACGAGCCCGCGGCGAGGCCCGCGAGCACAACGAACGACGCTGCAGCAATCAGCGCGATCCGCTTCATTTCTTATCCTCTTTAATGAGGATATCGATGCGGCGGTTGGCGGCCGCGAGAGTGTCGTCGGGCACTTTCGGATCGCGGTCCGCACGACCTTCGATGGCGACGACGCGAGATTCGTCGACGCCGCCACGCAGAAGCATGTAATAGGCCATTTGAGCGCGAGCAGCGGAAAGGCGCCAGTTGTCATAGACCCGGCTCTTGTATGGACGCGAATCCGTATGGCCGCGAAGGACGATATCGCCCTTCTTGCTGCTCAAGACACGACCGATTTGCTCCATGACAAGGACGAGTTCTGAGCGCGGCTTCGCCGAACCGACCTCAAACATGCCGAAATTGGCATCGTCCGTCAGACTGATGAGTAATCCTTCGGGCGTCGCTTTCACGTCGATCATCGGCAGTTCGCGTGAAATGTCCGCGACGGCTTTGCCGATCTGGTCCCGCAGGTCTTTTGCGTCCTGATCTTTGTCGTGATCCTTGTCGTGCGTCTTATCTTCTTTCTTTGCCTGATCCAAAGTTGCAGGGGTTTGCTTTGTGATGGTGTCCTGCTGCTTCGGCTTATCGCCGACATCATCCATTGATGCTCGCGCGGAGAGCTGCTGCTTTGGGTCCTGCGTAACCGGTTTTACGTTTTCTGCGGGCAGGGCGCGCGCCACGTTGGAGGGGTGCTCCGGCACGATCGGCGCTGCTTGGGGCGCAGGCTTCAACCTGACATCTGACTTTCCGGCCTTGCGATTGATGCGATCGAACGGATCGTCAATATTGCCGTCTGATGGGCTGGCTGCCGTCGTAGACTGACTTGCGCGTGCCTCGTCAGCGAGTTTTTCAAGCAAGTTACCAGGATTGTCGAAGAGCGCCATCTCGCGAAGCTCTTCTGAGCTCTTGCCCCCCGATCCGACACTCGATTCGTGCGAGGCGTCGTCTTTGGCGTCACCGCTGTTTTCTTTGCTGTCGCGATCGGCCTGCCGTTTCGAGGCGTCATCGACGACCTGCTTTTCGAATCCGCGCTTACTTTTCTCGTCAGAGTGTTTCGACTGCGTCTCGACGAGATCTTCAATGCCTTTCGGCGCCGCGTAACGATCGGTCAAACGCATCGGATTGAAGTAGGCGGCGACCTGCACGATGGTTTTTTTGTCGGCAGCATTGATCAGCCACATGACGAGAAAAAACGCCATCATGGCCGTCATAAAATCGGCATATGCGATCTTCCAGACGCCACCGTGATGCGGTTCTTCCGTATTGCGCCGGCGACGGACAATGACGAGAGGTTGCGATGATACGTCTTCGCGGCCGTCGCTCATGGTACTAGCGCCTCAAGCTCGGCGATCCACGCCGCAATGTTGACTTCGATTTCGGTGTTTTCTATGTGAGCGCGAACATCTGCACTCGGACTTTCCGAATATCCGATCTGAAATCCGGCGGTCGGCAGCCGTTCGTTGAGATGTTGGATAATTTCGGCCGGCGCTTCGATGTGAATCTTTGCGCCTTCCACCAAGCCACGTAAAATCGCCCTTTCGAGATCCTTCAACGCGCGATCCTGTAGACGCCCGATGAGCCAGGGGCGCAGCAGCGTCGCGGCCCGCTCAGCGACGTTTTTCTCAATCAGGCCCGACGCACTTTCCAAACGCGCAATAAGCTGCTCAGCGAAATCGCGCTGCCAGCAGTCTTTTTCCTGGGCGAGCTCGTTCGCGTGATGAATCTGCGCTTCGGCGAGGCGATGCTCTGCATCGGCCTCCGCTTCTGCACGGCCTTCGGCGTAGCCCTGCCGATGACCATCCTCGAACGCAGCTTTCAGCTGCGCTTCATGGTCCGGCTCTTCGACGTCAGGGGTGACGCGATCGAAGTCCCTGAGCAGGGAGAACGCCGAACTGTGAGGCCGAGCCGTCATCCGTTCTTAACCCAATGCTTCATGATCGCAGTCGCCTGCTCTTCATCGCGATCAATAATCGCGCTGAGCTTCTCGACGGGACCGAGTGCCAGCGAGCGTCCGAACGCCAGTCCGCTGCCAAAGTCTCCCGAGCCGCCGCCCATGCCGTCAAATGGGTTGGCGCCCGGTTCGAGCAACGGCGACGCCATTTCGGGCATGTCGATGGGAGCTGCGCCCGTTCCCGTAATCGATGCGAGCGGCGCCTCGATCGCGACGTTATCGGCGCTTTCAATCGCGGGCCTATCGCTTGAGAGCAGGGTCCGCATCACGGGCCGGAAGCCCGCCATCACGACAATTGCAGCAACCAGCAAGATCGTTAGTGAACGGATGCCGGTTCCCGCCAAGCTCATCAACAGCGAAGCCCATGCCGTTCCCGACGATCCGTCTCCTTCAAACGGGGACGGCGCGAAATCGACGGCGGCGACGCTGATACGATCACCGCGCTTGGTGTCTATGCCGGCCGCGGAAAGCGCGATCTTCTCGATTTCGGCGACCTGTTTGTCGACGTCTTCGGGCTTTGCATCTTTACCCATCGCATCCATCAGTCGCTTTTTGTTGACGACGACGGCAACCGAGATGTTCGCGATCTTGTAGCCTTCGCTTGTCGAGGAGGCCGTCGACGAACTGATCTCGTAGTTGGTCGTTTCTTCCTTGCGATCCTGATTGCGTTTGTTCTGGTCTTTGTGGCTCGTCTGTTCGTTCGGAATGTTTTCCTGAACGCTGACATTGTTCTTGCCGGCGCTGTCCTGCGAACTCTGAGCTTCCTTGATGTATCGCGTTGATCGCTCGACCTTGCTGTCGGGATCGAACTTCGTTTCGTTCGTCTGCAGTTTATCGATATTCAAGCGGGCAATAGCGCTGACTTCGAAGTTGTCCAGACCGAGATAGGGCGACAAGGTGCGGCGAACGCTATCCTGAATCTGTTTTGAGACCGTGTGCTCGAGTTCGAGCATCTGCACCGGCGCGTCGC from Hyphomicrobium sp. MC1 harbors:
- a CDS encoding flagellar hook protein FlgE → MGLYGVMTTSVSGMSVQSDRMGTVADNIANINTTGYKGASTEFATLIAEGSVAEYVPGSVSTIARRAVSQQGDFTYTKSPTDLAVSGNGFFMVESDSGTPFLTRAGNFVPDSNGDLVNAAGFKLLGYNLLDGSSSSVVNSAAGLQVVSTSSLGLKATPSTSGKFGVNLPADADITAAANLPAANAATAEYAGKTSIVTYDNLGHQVTLDVYSAKTADNTWQITVYNAAGATNGGFPYAAGSQLTTTNVTFDGTTGALTSTSPQALSFNIPNGSTFSLDISKMTQLAASYSPQTGAEAPSANGSPPSAVDRLEISDEGIVTAVYKDGSRVDAFKIPLATVASPDNLTAISGNVYATNKESGDLQLGTANESGRGKIISGALESSTVDLASELTTMVQAQRNYTANSKVFQTGTELLDVLVNLVR
- a CDS encoding PilZ domain-containing protein, yielding MSKTTFEKFMSSFQTEVLIPESIEADDKRRDGIRRIARQHVALNFRGMRLICDLVDLSESGAKISVGDGIVPNVGDRIALTLFDGTMLDGTVTWLRDKHLGVEFLYPVPNVDERLDFEDLGREFFGRAVTLQKSTRRP
- a CDS encoding molecular chaperone DnaJ, which produces MTSRESIPSDFESIIDSLFGHDDRPAGVSRPNRLSIDGLEAAWALAAASRGGVGNSQVPPKHPYAFDEQSSISADPLLDPNKILIELGLDANFSEADIATLRREFALRNHPDRVQSDLRELATQRMMIANDLMDRYVARLKKSEH
- a CDS encoding flagellar hook-length control protein FliK, whose protein sequence is MTAAVGSAASGGAEALLQSVSGKASNGYRGHLKQTDENDPKSEGATQSAPRDDVDAAATHVDKTRKTSQRKHGKGKSDDDDSSFEDAFDSVGQDQAKEAVSKSTNGAGTSPDLTSAQLTPNQTPATNTVSLTTNADTSQAPVRSAALMQQRSILALMDAKNRIFANSGDLKADDGTVNVTVDHDAIPQDTNELVPVAINRRETHWNFNSDAMTSVASQLSAMNTDKAAPSAAAVLAQTVASVTTAKEQKPDVKLSGDAPQSVAQPTIAAANTDQNANASLNNDSGNKSDTQSQSHTEIASEAAKKTEKPDAASSLDQIFATSKTSNAIAANVSNQVRDGVITSLASTATDASAATSSVDVPTRATTAPVLRTLDLTLSPADLGSVRLRLSLSSNSLSIEAEASKASTAKLLNDDRPNLERGLKDAGYDISSMKITDTSASSTMSSNGWQTNGSPSRDGDPSRSGFMGRQDGEMQRRDGSPSDQAQRRPRESTQQPASAEVAGVRSGNAVYI
- a CDS encoding MotB family protein → MSDGREDVSSQPLVIVRRRRNTEEPHHGGVWKIAYADFMTAMMAFFLVMWLINAADKKTIVQVAAYFNPMRLTDRYAAPKGIEDLVETQSKHSDEKSKRGFEKQVVDDASKRQADRDSKENSGDAKDDASHESSVGSGGKSSEELREMALFDNPGNLLEKLADEARASQSTTAASPSDGNIDDPFDRINRKAGKSDVRLKPAPQAAPIVPEHPSNVARALPAENVKPVTQDPKQQLSARASMDDVGDKPKQQDTITKQTPATLDQAKKEDKTHDKDHDKDQDAKDLRDQIGKAVADISRELPMIDVKATPEGLLISLTDDANFGMFEVGSAKPRSELVLVMEQIGRVLSSKKGDIVLRGHTDSRPYKSRVYDNWRLSAARAQMAYYMLLRGGVDESRVVAIEGRADRDPKVPDDTLAAANRRIDILIKEDKK
- the fliF gene encoding flagellar basal-body MS-ring/collar protein FliF — protein: MDWRQLENLYRSLLGLGRRRLMALGIAGALVFGLITIGSYFASRSSYETLYVGLTPPDISRMGTELTEAGIPFESSMDGTKLSVPVGQTAQARALLAEKGLPGSQTAGYELFDKLGALGLTSFMQEVTRVRALEGELSRTIQYLKGVRAARVHIFMPNQNALQVKKEAPSASVVIRTDVAGDATAAPAIKHLVASAIPEMTPNEVQVIGTDGSILGGSGNGLASGDAPVQMLELEHTVSKQIQDSVRRTLSPYLGLDNFEVSAIARLNIDKLQTNETKFDPDSKVERSTRYIKEAQSSQDSAGKNNVSVQENIPNEQTSHKDQNKRNQDRKEETTNYEISSSTASSTSEGYKIANISVAVVVNKKRLMDAMGKDAKPEDVDKQVAEIEKIALSAAGIDTKRGDRISVAAVDFAPSPFEGDGSSGTAWASLLMSLAGTGIRSLTILLVAAIVVMAGFRPVMRTLLSSDRPAIESADNVAIEAPLASITGTGAAPIDMPEMASPLLEPGANPFDGMGGGSGDFGSGLAFGRSLALGPVEKLSAIIDRDEEQATAIMKHWVKNG